In Temnothorax longispinosus isolate EJ_2023e chromosome 10, Tlon_JGU_v1, whole genome shotgun sequence, a single window of DNA contains:
- the LOC139820313 gene encoding uncharacterized protein, giving the protein MVTATVKSKLSKYSESLTFTVIDQITSRIPGNRVEASQLQIPESISFSQLADPTFNVPQKMDMLLGASVFWSILQQERIQLSDEQPVFQKTSLGWILGGKLTPIGTTPTSRICCTITNGDLNEQLERFWEIERCELERNLTLEEVACEKHFESTTYRDENGRFVVSLPLKGEIKSLGEYNAMKSLKSMERRFAKDPILHQRYLGFLQEYESMGHMELVPENQEDPDGVNYLPHHGVTREESDTTKLRVVFNASCRTSSGISLNNLLMVGPETKPELSNHVLRLRQDNYVLTADIVKMFRQIKIARRDRALLRILWRENIQAPIRTYELTTVTYGTESAAYQAKRCLKQLAIDNAKVYPDAARSIEDDFYMDDWGTGSKSVQRLQRRKQEVIQILALAGMELQKWHSNASELLPSSETEVSLTSREETKTLGIRCSAIPAGPCKSKRSIFYVIAQIYDPMGLIGPVVVKAKLFMRRLWKLSIDWDDKIPVELMLEWNSYKERLEAMEEIKIPRQVVTREAVHIEMHGFCDASQSAYGACIYLCSIDAKGNRTARLLTSKSRIAPLKILSIPRLELCSAVLLAKLACKIKKALTLQIHKYIYWTDSSIVIHWIRGDPAKYKVFVANRVSNIQRLTRQDKWRHVRTKSNLADIISRGIDPRELPKSEMWWSGSPWLRASSDQWPNNIIKEIPEELQEKSRGTVLVTVQEDEYNLLERFSSLSKLRRIVAYCYRFVENCRKQASQRRIGSLKVEELTAANTALVKMAQRQAFAQEIWDKDNGRNFVGAKNELNNRAKFLQSESVKSKILEFTAEQMIEWTFIPPYSPHVRELWEAAVKSAKSHLKAVIKPTSLTFEELTTVFAQIEAILNSRPLTPVSADPSDLTALTPGHFLVGAPITAIPEPDLDEVPLNRLSRFQLLSSFVQGFWKRWMREYVTQLQSRQKWKETLPNPHLKIGALVLLRDDNAPPLQWRLGRIRFLEDLMD; this is encoded by the exons ATGGTAACTGCGACTGTCAAATCAAAATTGTCCAAGTATTCAGAGTCTTTAACCTTTACAGTGATTGATCAGATTACTAGCAGAATTCCAGGGAATCGAGTAGAGGCATCCCAATTACAAATCCCTGAATCTATTTCCTTTTCACAATTGGCTGATCCAACGTTCAACGTGCCTCAAAAGATGGATATGTTACTTGGCGCATCGGTGTTTTGGAGCATTCTACAGCAAGAAAGAATTCAACTTAGCGACGAACAGCCGGTGTTTCAGAAAACCAGCCTAGGATGGATATTAGGAGGGAAACTTACGCCTATAGGAACAACCCCAACTAGTAGAATTTGCTGCACAATAACCAATGGAGATCTAAATGAGCAACTAGAAAGATTTTGGGAGATCGAGCGATGTGAGCTAGAGAGAAATCTGACGCTTGAAGAGGTGGCCTGTGAGAAGCACTTTGAGTCAACTACCTATCGGGATGAAAACGGGAGATTCGTGGTATCTCTGCCATTAAAGGGCGAGATCAAGAGCTTGGGTGAGTATAACGCAATGAAGAGCTTAAAATCCATGGAGCGTAGATTTGCGAAGGATCCGATATTACATCAAAGATATTTGGGTTTCCTACAGGAATATGAGAGTATGGGTCATATGGAGTTAGTTCCTGAGAATCAAGAGGACCCAGACGGTGTAAATTATTTGCCTCACCATGGAGTTACACGCGAAGAAAGTGATACAACTAAACTCAGAGTAGTATTTAACGCATCTTGCCGAACGTCTTCGggaatttcattaaataatttgctaATGGTGGGACCCGAGACAAAACCAGAGCTTTCAAACCACGTGCTACGGTTGCGCCAGGACAATTATGTCTTAACGGCAGATATAGTCAAAATGTTCCGGCAGATTAAGATCGCAAGGAGAGATAGAGCATTGCTGAGGATTCTTTGGAGAGAGAACATTCAGGCTCCAATCCGCACGTACGAGCTAACAACGGTGACTTATGGCACAGAGTCAGCTGCATATCAAGCAAAAAGATGTCTTAAACAATTAGCAATCGACAACGCCAAGGTATATCCAGATGCTGCAAGGTCAATCGAAGATGACTTTTATATGGATGACTGGGGGACTGGAAGTAAGTCAGTGCAGCGATTACAACGACGAAAGCAGGAAGTGATACAGATTCTAGCATTGGCAGGGATGGAATTGCAAAAATGGCACTCCAACGCATCGGAGCTACTACCAAGCTCGGAAACGGAAGTTTCTCTTACTTCAAGAGAGGAGACAAAGACGCTAGGAATTCGTTGTTCGGCTATACCTGCTGGACCTTGTAAGTCTAAACGTAGTATCTTTTACGTTATCGCACAAATCTATGATCCGATGGGCCTTATCGGACCTGTAGTAGTGAAGGCTAAGCTATTTATGCGAAGATTGTGGAAATTGAGCATCGATTGGGATGACAAGATACCTGTCGAATTAATGCTTGAGTGGAATTCTTACAAGGAGAGACTCGAAGCAATGGAGGAGATTAAAATACCACGGCAGGTAGTAACAAGGGAAGCAGTACACATAGAGATGCACGGATTTTGTGATGCGTCTCAGTCAGCTTATGGCGCgtgcatttatttatgttcGATTGATGCAAAAGGGAACAGAACAGCAAGACTGTTAACTTCAAAGTCGCGCATAGCTCCACTGAAGATCCTTTCCATACCAAGGTTGGAATTATGTAGTGCAGTACTGCTAGCAAAACTCgcttgtaaaataaagaaggcTCTTACACTTCAAATCcacaaatacatttattgGACCGATTCGAGCATCGTCATCCACTGGATTCGAGGTGACCCAGCTAAGTACAAGGTCTTTGTAGCAAATCGTGTATCAAATATACAAAGGCTGACACGGCAAGATAAATGGCGACACGTGCGTACAAAATCAAACCTGGCAGACATAATTTCGCGGGGTATAGATCCTCGAGAATTGCCAAAATCGGAAATGTGGTGGTCAGGATCTCCCTGGCTAAGAGCAAGCTCGGATCAATGGCCTAATAATATCATTAAGGAAATCCCCGAAGAATTGCAAGAGAAATCGCGCGGAACTGTCCTTGTAACGGTTCAAGAGGATGAATATAATCTGTTGGAAAGGTTCTCATCGCTATCTAAGTTACGGCGGATAGTTGCTTATTGCTATAGATTCGTAGAAAACTGTCGTAAGCAGGCATCGCAACGCCGCATTGGATCTTTAAAGGTGGAAGAGTTGACAGCAGCTAACACTGCGCTAGTCAAGATGGCACAACGACAAGCATTCGCTCAAGAAATTTGGGACAAAG ACAACGGTAGAAATTTTGTAGGAGCAAAGAACGAGCTAAACAATCGcgcaaaatttttgcaaagtgAGTCTGTAAAGAGTAAAATTCTAGAGTTTACTGCCGAACAAATGATTGAATGGACATTTATCCCACCTTACTCGCCTCACGTCAGAGAATTGTGGGAAGCCGCGGTAAAATCGGCAAAATCTCATTTAAAGGCGGTGATTAAGCCAACAAGTTTGACATTCGAGGAGTTGACCACGGTATTCGCGCAAATAGAAGCAATACTGAATTCGAGGCCACTTACACCCGTATCAGCGGATCCTTCGGATTTGACGGCGCTTACGCCCGGGCATTTTTTGGTAGGAGCCCCGATAACCGCGATACCAGAGCCCGATCTTGATGAGGTTCCGTTAAACCGTTTATCACGATTTCAATTATTATCCAGTTTCGTGCAAGGATTCTGGAAACGTTGGATGCGAGAATATGTTACCCAGCTTCAGTCTCGACAAAAATGGAAAGAAACACTGCCCAATCCTCACCTCAAGATAGGCGCTCTTGTGTTGCTGCGCGATGATAATGCGCCTCCGCTACAATGGAGATTAGGTCGTATCAGGTTTTTAGAGGATCTGATGGATTAA